The following are encoded together in the Vicia villosa cultivar HV-30 ecotype Madison, WI unplaced genomic scaffold, Vvil1.0 ctg.001063F_1_1, whole genome shotgun sequence genome:
- the LOC131633043 gene encoding uncharacterized protein LOC131633043, with protein MEVAFLFPEALLANTDTKSNAQIEMESTSSKSQSNTTNTPKSFANVVSNNVSDIPLSQFPPAYVKRDRLDITIPEEEYQLGVEACKHHLHGRVVWSKGAVLLTVVNLRSKLMTLWPTMGKWGITSLGKGFFEFAFSSLEDVQRVRSVSAWTLPQGILKLFPCTKDFTPATLKQTSAQVWIRIHGLSQEYWRPRILFAIASSIGTLVFIDSVLNKSAFERPFGHFVRVLLPEFCSYCTCIGYSITKCKRKEVNMNQGKEVEKKTNRDPLVKSTKKNPVEKKDDDIPTVEMECPENNAQLVGETSTKH; from the exons ATGGAAGTTGCTTTTCTTTTTCCTGAAGCGTTACTAGCAAACACAGATACTAAATCAAACGCTCAAATTGAGATGGAAAGTACATCGTCAAAGTCTCAGAGCAACACGACGAACACACCAAAGTCCTTCGCTAATGTAGTTTCAAACAATGTTAGTGACATACCCTTAAGTCAATTTCCTCCAGCTTATGTGAAAAGAGACAGACTTGACATCACGATTCCTGAAGAAGAATACCAACTAGGAGTGGAAGCATGCAAACATCACCTTCATGGTAGAGTGGTTTGGTCAAAAGGAGCAGTACTTCTCACGGTAGTAAACCTAAGATCCAAACTGATGACATTGTGGCCGACAATGGGAAAATGGGGTATAACATCCCTTGGAAAAGGTTTTTTTGAATTTGCCTTCTCCTCCCTTGAGGATGTGCAGCGAGTGAGATCAGTGAGTGCTTGGACTTTACCTCAGGGAATTCTCAAACTCTTCCCTTGTACAAAGGACTTTACTCCGGCAACCCTAAAGCAAACATCAGCCCAGGTTTGGATTCGGATACACGGTCTCTCCCAAGAATACTGGAGACCAAGAATCTTATTTGCAATTGCAAGCAGCATTGGTACACTAGTTTTTATTGACTCTGTATTGAACAAATCGGCTTTTGAAAGACCTTTTGGTCATTTTGTGAGAGTTCTG CTGCCAGAATTTTGTAGCTATTGTACTTGCATAGGATACTCAATCACCAAGTGCAAAagaaaagaagtgaatatgaatcAGGGTAAAGAAGTAGAAAAGAAAACTAACAGAGATCCTTTGGTAAAGTCTACCAAAAAGAATCCAGTGGAAAAGAAAGATGATGACATACCTACTGTAGAAATGGAGTGTCCTGAGAATAATGCTCAATTGGTTGGAGAGACTTCTACAAAACATTAA